Proteins encoded within one genomic window of Saccharopolyspora pogona:
- a CDS encoding response regulator transcription factor codes for MITVLIVDDQDLVRIGLRTLIDSEDDLTCVGEAADGLTAVAAAREHRPDVVLMDVRMAGVDGLEATRRITADSELPDTKVIVLTTFEIDEYVFAALRGGASGFLLKDTKPVELLRAIRLVAGGEALLAPSATRQLVREFVSMAPRSRRPHPHLHTLTDREREVLGLVAEGLNNEEIAERLIVSPATARTHVSRAMIKLGARDRAQLVVFAYQSGLAD; via the coding sequence ATGATCACCGTGCTGATCGTCGACGACCAGGATCTGGTGCGCATCGGCCTGCGAACCCTCATCGACAGCGAGGACGACCTGACCTGCGTCGGCGAGGCCGCCGACGGGCTGACGGCGGTGGCCGCGGCGCGCGAGCACCGCCCGGACGTGGTCCTGATGGACGTGCGGATGGCCGGCGTTGACGGTCTGGAGGCGACCCGCCGGATCACTGCGGACTCGGAGCTGCCGGACACCAAGGTGATCGTGCTGACCACCTTCGAGATCGACGAGTACGTCTTCGCCGCGCTGCGCGGCGGGGCCAGCGGATTCCTGCTCAAGGACACCAAGCCGGTCGAGCTGCTCCGGGCGATCCGGCTGGTCGCCGGCGGTGAGGCGCTGCTGGCGCCGTCGGCGACCAGGCAGCTGGTCCGGGAGTTCGTGTCGATGGCGCCGCGGTCGCGCCGACCGCACCCGCACCTGCACACGCTCACCGATCGGGAGCGCGAGGTGCTGGGCCTGGTCGCGGAGGGCTTGAACAACGAGGAGATCGCCGAACGCCTGATCGTCAGCCCGGCGACGGCGCGCACCCACGTCAGCCGGGCGATGATCAAGCTGGGCGCGCGGGACCGCGCCCAACTCGTCGTCTTCGCCTACCAGTCGGGGCTGGCCGACTAA